The region GTATCTGGCTGGAAGGCAAAAAAGGCGCCGGCGCGAAAGCGGCCAGTGCGGTGAAGCCTGCCGGCGTAGCCGCAGACACCCCAAAAGTGGCTGCGGAAGCGACGCTGTCGCAAGAGGGCTACGTCACTATACTGGACAAGGAGACCTTCGCTGACTGGCTCAAAAAGCTGAGAAAAGCCGACGTGTTTGCCTTTGATACCGAAACCGACGGCCTGGATACCCTGACTGCCAACCTGATCGGCCTGTCCTTTGCCATTGCGCCAGGCGAAGCCGCTTATCTGCCAGTGGCGCATGATTATCTCGATGCGCCGGCGCAGTTGGATCGCGCCTATGTGCTGGAAACGCTGAAACCGTTGCTGGAAGACGAGAAAGCGCTGAAAGTCGGCCAGAATCTGAAGTTTGATATGGGCTTGTTGGCGCGTTACGACATCACCCTGCGCGGTATTGCCTTCGACACCATGCTGGAGTCCTATGTGTTGGACAGCGTGGGTGGGCGCCACGACATGGACAGTCTGTCCGATCGCTATCTCGGCCATAAAACCGTTACCTTTGAAGAGATCGCCGGTAAGGGCAAAAAGCAGCTCACCTTCAACCAGATTGCGCTGGAGCAGGCGGCACCTTACGCGGCTGAAGATGCCGATGTCACGCTGCAGTTGCATTTGGCGATGTGGCCGCAGCTGAAAGAAAGCGCCGAGCTGCTGAGGGTGTTCAATGAGATTGAAATGCCGCTGCTGCCAGTGCTGTCGCATATCGAACGCACCGGGGTGCTGATTGATCAAAGTATTTTGGCCGCCCACTCCATCGAGTTGACCAAGCGTCTGGCCGAACTGGAAATTCAGGCGCATGAACTGGCGGAAGAGCCTTTTAACCTTGCGTCGACCAAACAGCTGCAGGCGATCTTGTATGAAAAGCAAAAGCTGCCGGTACTGAAGAAAACCCCAGGCGGTGCGCCATCGACCAACGAAGAGGTGCTGGCCGAGTTGGCGCTGGATTATCCGTTGCCGAAGGTGATTCTGGAATACCGTGGCCTGGCGAAGCTAAAAACCACCTATACCGATAAACTGCCGCTGATGATTAACCCGTTCAGCGGGCGGGTGCACACCTCCTATCATCAGGCGGTGACGGCCACCGGGCGCCTCTCCTCCAGCGATCCGAACTTGCAGAACATTCCGGTGCGTAACGACGAAGGGCGCCGCATCCGGCAGGCATTTATTGCTCCTGAAGGCTACCGCATCGTTGCGGCCGACTACTCACAGATTGAACTGCGCATCATGGCTCATCTGTCGCAGGACGAGGGTTTACTGAAGGCCTTTGCGGCCGGTAAAGATATCCACCGGGCTACCGCCGCCGAGGTGTTTGGCCTGCCGCTCGACAAGGTGACGAATGAGCAGCGCCGCAGCGCCAAGG is a window of Serratia plymuthica DNA encoding:
- the polA gene encoding DNA polymerase I; its protein translation is MAQIAENPLILVDGSSYLYRAYHAFPPLTNSAGEPTGAMYGVLNMLRSLLLQYQPSHVAVVFDAKGKTFRDELFAEYKSHRPPMPDDLRAQIEPLHKMVKAMGLPLLVTPGVEADDVIGTLALEAEKAGHSVLISTGDKDMAQLVTPNVTLINTMNNTILGPQEVCDKYGIPPELIIDFLALMGDSSDNIPGVPGVGEKTAQALLQGLGGLDALYANLDNIATLSFRGAKTMAAKLEQNKEVAYLSYKLATIKTDVELDLSCADLEVSSQDVDTLQQLFKQYEFKRWLADVEAGIWLEGKKGAGAKAASAVKPAGVAADTPKVAAEATLSQEGYVTILDKETFADWLKKLRKADVFAFDTETDGLDTLTANLIGLSFAIAPGEAAYLPVAHDYLDAPAQLDRAYVLETLKPLLEDEKALKVGQNLKFDMGLLARYDITLRGIAFDTMLESYVLDSVGGRHDMDSLSDRYLGHKTVTFEEIAGKGKKQLTFNQIALEQAAPYAAEDADVTLQLHLAMWPQLKESAELLRVFNEIEMPLLPVLSHIERTGVLIDQSILAAHSIELTKRLAELEIQAHELAEEPFNLASTKQLQAILYEKQKLPVLKKTPGGAPSTNEEVLAELALDYPLPKVILEYRGLAKLKTTYTDKLPLMINPFSGRVHTSYHQAVTATGRLSSSDPNLQNIPVRNDEGRRIRQAFIAPEGYRIVAADYSQIELRIMAHLSQDEGLLKAFAAGKDIHRATAAEVFGLPLDKVTNEQRRSAKAINFGLIYGMSAFGLARQLGIPRGEAQRYMDLYFERYPGVLEYMERTRQQAAEQGYVSTLDGRRLYLPDVSSSNGMRRKAAERAAINAPMQGTAADIIKRAMIEVDAWLQGQDEPLVRMIMQVHDELVFEVHESVIEASSQRIRELMENSMTLAVPLKVDVGVGANWDEAH